The following are from one region of the Mustela lutreola isolate mMusLut2 chromosome 7, mMusLut2.pri, whole genome shotgun sequence genome:
- the LOC131836942 gene encoding interferon alpha-inducible protein 27-like protein 2 — translation MQRVAGAVVGGVVTVAAVPAVLGAVGFTGAGIAASSLAAKMMSAAAVANGGGVAAGSLVATLQSVGAAGLSTSSNILLGSVGSAFGAWLAGSKKGPSSSPPAEEEKEAEEKEPKENESQAELPNPPIGSEKQEK, via the exons ATGC AACGGGTGGCTGGCGCTGTCGTGGGAGGAG TTGTGACAGTGGCGGCCGTACCCGCCGTGCTGGGCGCCGTGGGCTTCACTGGGGCCGGAATCGCCGCTTCCTCGCTAGCGGCCAAGATGATGTCCGCCGCCGCCGTCGCCAACGGGGGTGGTGTGGCCGCAGGCAGCCTGGTGGCGACGCTGCAGTCCGTGG GGGCAGCTGGACTCTCCACGTCATCCAACATCCTCCTGGGCTCTGTTGGGTCAGCTTTTGGAGCCTGGCTTGCAGGTTCAAAAAAGGgaccttcttcctctcccccagcagaagaagagaaagaggctgAAGAGAAAGagccaaaagaaaatgaatcccAAGCTGAACTTCCCAACCCCCCCATCGGGTCAGAGAAGCAGGAGAAATAA